The following DNA comes from Macaca thibetana thibetana isolate TM-01 chromosome 14, ASM2454274v1, whole genome shotgun sequence.
ACAATGGTGGTTACTAGGGGACAGTAGAGGTGCAGGACATTGGGAAGATGTTGGGCACaggatacaaagtttcagatATACAGGAAGAGTAAGtttaagagatctattgtacaacatagtAACTACAGTTAGTAGCCATGTATTATATTCTTGGAAATTGCTGACAGTATATTTTAGTGTTCTCACcccacaaaaaagataaatatgtgaGGCAATGTcaatgttaattagctcaatttatccattctacaatgtatacctatttcaaaacatcatgtggtacacaaacacatacaatttttacttttcaactaaaattttttttaaaacctattaaaaaatgagaacaatttaGAGAAATAAcgtgaaagaaatggaaaatcaagaGATTATTTTTTTGAACTGAGAAGTCTTGATCATCTTTGGAGGCCAAACTGAAGGATTGAGAGAGGTCTTGGGATAAAAGAAGAAGATATAAATGAAAGAGTAGAGGAAGAGAGAGTAGGGaatgaagatgagaaaggagGAATCTCAGTAATAATTGGAGAAGCCAACTCTAACGTGGAGAAGGAGAACTTACTCCTCTGAAACAAAAGGCCAAGGAGTAAAAACTGTTCCTATATAAGACAATGAAAAGGGGTAAGAAAGTTTTCATCTGAGAAACTTAATCATCTGTGATCTTTACTTTTACCcatgaaatagaaagaaaggttGAATGTCAGGTATGTAGGGACTAATTGATTATTACCATAAACTCAGCTCCCAGAATGCAAGCTAGGACCTTGATAATATCCTCACCTTCCCATAAGGTCATGTAACTGTGAGAGAAATCTAATGTCACTGACTCCATCATACTTCTGACCTCACAAGCTGACTGCCTCTGCTCATTCCTACATGTGGACCAAGCTATCACAAAAAGAGTTTGGATTATACTTTAGAACTAATGACTCTCTCACTTTTGAAACAGACCCTCAAGGAGATAAGGAAGTATGCATGTAAATAGCAATGATTAAAGATTTATAGAAACAAGGTGGACTTGACAAGTAGTTGACCATAAACAAAGAAGTTTTGCCACCTTCTCAGACCCTTGCTGATGCCCAGACATCTGTGGTCACCAGTCACCTCCTGGCCTTAGCCCCATCCCTGTTCCCCCTCCCTATAACATAAAAGGAGCTTAAAATTAATCAACATTAGATAGTTCTTTAGGATGTTAGTCCACCATCTTCTCAGTTTGCTAGCTTTCTGAAATAAGGTTGTCTTCCTTGCCCCAACACCTTGTCTCTCCACTTATTGGCTGTCTTGTGGCAAGTAGTAGAAGATTTGGACTCGACAACAGTCATCAACAGTCCAGCTCTCTGCCTCCCTTCACTATAACTATTAACCCAAATTTTGTATCCatcattcttcttcttcatttgtaTGTGGTTTTATTGAATGTGcacatatttttagaaagtttattttcactTAAGTTACTAACTCTGTAAAAGAAGTACCATGATATATAATCCTAAGGtctctcttttttccctgaaTGTTAATTTCCTCAGTTGCTTCTTTTGCCGTATGCCCTGGTTCCTTTGTTTTGATTGCTACATAGTAACCCTTTGGTGCACATTTATCtattccactgttgatgggcataaaggttgcttccagtttttattgcattgtgaataatgctgctcttatattttacatgtttaaaacCTTCTTTTCAGTGCATTTCttttataactaaaaaataaaaagatttttatattaGTTCTTCTGTTGCActtctgaaataattttgattatattttttatataaacagaaagtggaaacttattttcaatttttttaagttcaaagaTAAAAGAGGTGTTAACTCCAGCAGCAATTTTCAGCATTTCCTGGTGAAATGAGTGATTAAAGAGATactaaagaaagaggaagattaAGCAAAGAACTGGGTGAAAGATGGGAAAGCCTGAACTAAAAGCAGCGGTGAGTGGAAGCAGGTGCTGTGTCATCAGCCCAAAACTCTGAGCAGCTCAGCTGACTGATCACAGAGTATGTAGGCCCGTGCACAAATGTGCACACACAAGAgggaatagaaaggaaaaacaaagaactgaaaaataaattagtgttGGATCCTCATTAAAGCTCAATGAAGGAAGACTTGATACTAACAAAAGCATAGTTAACTCCCTTTAGCTGGTAATAGCCGAGGCTAGTGGCACAAAGAAGGACATGTAAGTGGCAGGGTCTATAGAACCCATGAAACATACTTTATACTTGGACAGAGGGCTGGACAGGGAGGTGTTGCTTCTCAGATCAGTTACTGACACTGTCTATTTGGTCAGAAACAACCTCTGACTGGGTTTCCAGTCAGTGATTTCTAGGGTAAAATTATAGTTTTGGttttctgaggcaggagaaacatcTTAGACTCCAATGAGGCGTGAGATACAGCGAGTCCGTAGGGGGCAGAACAAGGCCTCAAGGTTCAGAGCTCATTTGGTGGTAAAGTTTGAAGAAATGGCAGGCCAGGAGACATGCCCAAGGGGATTCATTAAAATCCCATTTGCTGGAGCAATATTTTCAGGGGAGGTCATGTCAGCTGAGAGGGTGAGACTATGAACCCTCCCCCAGGACAGGGCTCACTGTTGGCACAGAGACAGGAAGGCTGGGCATTGGCGGATCTCTTTTAAGCAGTTCTTCTTATACCTCTTTTCCCACATTCCTGCTGTGCTCCTCTTTTATCATGAAACACAGCATGAGGGGAATGTGTGAAATCTGAGGACCTGGACTCAAGAGCTCAGCCAGAGTCATTCCAAAGCAGTGAGGACTTTCTCACACGGATAGTGGATGAGAGAACTTTGGAGGAGATTCAGCCCCTCACTTCTGCAGGATCCTACTCTAGGTTCTCAGCTGCCTGTCTGCATCTATCTCTACTTCCAGAGAGGACTTGCAGTGCCAGTGACTGGAGGAGCCTTTGACCTCTGATCCCAGAGGCAGCCATACACACACCTATGTTCATCCCTGACAGAAGAACCAACTCTTCTTTCTTGGCCTTCTTGAACTTCTTTATCTGGAAGCTATGCCCGTTCCCATATGAGGTAAGGGCTGTGTCTCTGTTTCAAGGCAATATGGGAAGTCTGAAGTCCTGAGAAACACGGTCAAGACCTTCCACTGCTCTCATTCCCAGATTCTCTAGTTCCTCAGGCTTTATGTTACACTCACTCCCGTCTATACCTTATCCACTTTGTACATGTACCCATCTTGCACATATGGGGACACCCAAAATAATTCTTTGCCACCGACCAGCCGTGAGTTCCTAGAAGTCCTGATAATGGCCTCCTGGTAAAAGTCTCAGTACTTACCTTTTGTTACATCTAGATTTTCCTGGCCTCCAATAGTTTGATGTGAGTCCCCAAATGAATAGTACCTCAAAGGAAGACGATCTAAAATATGCTGAAGCGCCTTTCCCCTGTGGGACTGCTTGGCATTAAGTCCAGTGCCATATAAAAAGCCAATAgaagtaaatacaaaaaataaatatactgagcagaggtgcaaaaaaaaaaaaaaaacttatatcaATATACTTCCAAAAATTTAGCTCTACCTTGTGAATTGACTGACCATTTTCCATGAAATACAACAATGTCTCTCTTAATATCAGCTCTGCTGACTTCTCTTGGTTTTAAATACCCACAACCACCAGCAGTTTTCCAGAAAGAAGCTCTTCCTCTGTAAGCCCAGTGTGTGTTCTCTGGCCTTTCCCTTTAGGTGACCCCAGAGGGGAGAACCCAGTGAATGGAAAGGAGGGAAAACAATAGTCCTGTATCAGAGGGAGGAGGTAGGTATGTAGGATCCTGGGTCCTAGTCACCCCACTTCACCCAAGccctgatttttcttctctttgaaatcCTGTGCAAACGTTTGTTATAGGAAGCTAGAGGAATACACCCCACtaattattttcctccttttattttcctgtccattcatctttttattcaagaaaaataaaggcatttcAAATCTAATATTTAGCAGAAATAGTGCTTAGAATTGTCTTTggacttctcttttcattttcaacaGACAAATAAGGTTTTCCAGTCAGTAGGTCAGTGGTTCCTAggtcaaaattataattttggttttgtaaGGCAGGAGAAAGATCTTAGACTCCAATGAGTGCCGAAACACAGTTTTATAGGGGTATTTTTCTGGCTTGTTTCTTGTCCACACTTCACTGGGTAAAAATGCAAAGAGGACATTCCTGTACTATATTTTAAGGTTCTGACTTTCACGATACCATCCCTCACTGTTTTTTAATTATATCCTGAGCCTTTCTGATTTAGCCAGCTCCTATTTATCCTCAGCATGTTGTTTGTATACCACTTCCTTAGTGAATCCTTTCCTGAAACCTCATTTACATATTATCCTAGTGTGTTTTTTTCATGTATCATTGAATGTATGTAGGTGTTTGTGTGATCGATTTTTCACATCTACACAGTTGCCCAAGTGTAATGCCTGAGATTTCATAGgtctttagtaaatatttattgaatgaatgaaaggagcTGGAACAGAAGGGCCTTCCAATGTCAGCTTTTTATATGACATTAGCACTTAAAGGTTCTAACTCTGAGTTGACCAGCATAGTGACATAAATGGATATTTGGAGAAGTAGGTGCAGATTATGGAAGGGAAAGATGAATAATTTGAtcgaaaattatttttctcttccaaaagGCCTCCTAAGTCTTCCATCCAACTTTGAAAAAAACTGAATTCATAAAAAGCAAGCCAAATGAACGCTGTCCCACATGCACCTCACACTCCACTTCTCTTCCTCAACCCCTAGCAGCAGAGCTACCATATGGATTCAGGGTTCAGCAGAACCAACATTTTCCTTGTATTCCTAAGATTTGTGGGGAGAAATCTTCTTCTCACCTTGAGTGTGTTGCTGTGGCTCACAGGTAATGCTATTGCCTTGGGCCGTGTCTACAACGTCTCCTCCTTTGTGGCTCACTCCTTGTATCATGTGCCCTAAACACAAACACCTGCCGTGCCGCCACAAATATCATTTACTGCCTTTATTCCTGCCTGTTTCTGAGAAAAAATCTTATCATTATCTAGGCAAACACCTTTGATACTGTTCCTctagatttatttctaaaatctatACTACCATGACTGTCAAGTTCAGCCCAGAATTCTCTTTCCCTCCAACAGGGTAGCATTTGAAGAGTCCCGGTGACCAAGCAGCCCAAGAGCCCAGAGATTCTCCCATTGAGGAAGGTAATCAACAACAGTGAGACTGGTTTAAGGGAGAAGACAGTAAAgagtttttttaataaataaaactttaaaaactgaattgGAATTCCAAGTACatttaaggcagaaaaaaatagctaGATCTTAAACCAATGCCCAGTGTATTTGTTCATTGTGAAGAGAGAGATACTTTCATCTATCTACAAAGATGTTTGCTTAGGCTCGTTCTTCTGGATACCTTATTTGAAGGGACTTCTAAATGATTATCTTAATGACATGCCAAATTACCTAATACCAGTTTACCTGATGGTTTATTGTAATCCAATACCAGCATTCAGAAATCAGAGGCATACTAACAGATGGAAAAGATACGGTATTATGGGATTCCTATTGGCCAATGCACATTGACCTAGAACAATCCAAAGCTACAGTGCACACCATCAGAAAAGCTTCCACTAATAATACATTTGGTTCTAGGCAACTAAAACACCACAGCATGGAGCTCCGGAACTCCACCTTGGGAAGCAGCTTCATCTTGGTGGGGATTCTGAATGACAGTGGGTTTCCTGAACTGCTCTGTGCTACAGTTACAGTACTATACATGTTGGCCCTGACCAGCAATGGCCTGCTGCTCCTGGCCATCACCATGGAAGCCCAGCTCCACGTGCCCTTGTACCTCCTGCTTGGGCAGCTTTCTCTCATGGACCTCCTGTTCACATCTGTTGTCACTCCTAAGGTCCTCGCGGACTTTCTGCGCAGAGAAAACACCATCTCCTTTGGAGGCTGTGCCCTTCAGATGTTCCTGGCACTGACAATGGGTAGTGCTGAGGACCTCCTACTGGCCTTCATGGCCTATGACAGGTTTGTGGCCATTTGTAATCCTCTGAAATACATGACTCTCATGAGCCCAAGAGTCTGCTGGCTTATGGTGGCCACATCCTGGATCCTGGCATCCCTGGTAGCTCTAGGACATACCATGTACACTATGCACCTCCCTTTCTGCATGTCCTGGGAAATCCGGCATCTGCTTTGCGAGATCCCACCCTTGCTGAAGTTGGCCtgtggtgatacctccaggtatgAGCTTATAATATACGTGACAGGTGTGACTTTCCTCTTGCTCCCCATTTCTGCCATTGTGGCCTCCTACACACTAATTCTATTCACTGTGCTTCGTATGCCATCAAATGAGGGGAGGAAGAAAGCTCTTGTCACCTGCTCTTCCCACCTGACTGTGGTTGGGATGTTCTATGGAGCTGCCACATTCATGTATGTCTTGCCCAGTTCCTTCCACAGCCCCAAACGAGACAACATCATCTCTATTTTCTACACAATTGTCACTCCAGCCCTGAATCCCCTCATCTACAGCCTGAGGAATAAGGAGGTCATGGGGGCCTTGAGGAGGGTCCTGGGAAAATACAGGCTGCTGGTACATTCCACGCTCTAGGGAAGGATCATGGCTGCCTCTCACCATTCCTGCTCCAAATAAAATTCTCTACTCACTCATTCCTGCTCCAAATAAAATTCTCAACTCACTCATTCTTCAATACTATACTCTCAGatgatacatacatttttaaaattttactttttattcaacTGCGAATCTGGTGTGTACAATGACCTTGACTTAAACTCATTTGGCACACATCATCCTGACTTTGGAAACCCACGTTATACAATATCCAGATGGGGGGAAAAACCTTGAATGGGTGTTGTAGACTCACTCTGTGGTAGGGCATCTTCCTGACACATTACCAAGTAGACATGGTAGGGGATTAGCTTTCCATTTGAACGTCATGTAGCAGTGAGAAGCAGCAGTAGTTTTGGACTGACCAAATTCCAATAGCCTCTCAGCATCAGAGGAGGAGTGTTCCCTTTGAAGCCGATTCTTAAACTATTAATAGAGAGAACAATTTTCAGAAGATATATTTGATTTCCTGTTTATTAGTAGATGATTGTTTGAGCAGTTAGTGGAAATGAATAAGGGTTATGTGACTGCATTTGTACTCTAGACCTGAGGGGCCTTCATATGGGTTACTTGAGTAATGataaataattacattgaaagcatggggccgggcacggtagctcacacctgtaatcccagcactttgggaggccgaggcgggcagatcacctaaggtcaggagttcgagaccagcctggccaacattttgatacccggtctctaccaaaaatacaaaaataagtgggGCAtagtggggggcgcctgtaatcccagctactcgggacgctgaggcagtagaattgcttgaccctgggaggcggaggtcccagtgagccgagatggcgccactgcactccagcctgagtgacagagagagactctatctcaataaataaataatagaaagaaagaaagaatggaaaaggataaagaaagataTTTCTACTTGGAAATTTTGACAGTCTTTTTGAAAATGGGCATTTTTACATGgtctaaaattaaaactaaaataaagaatgaataaaatagaattgaAAGTACCAGTTTTAAAGTGAGTACAATAACAATGAG
Coding sequences within:
- the LOC126935104 gene encoding olfactory receptor 2AG2: MHIDLEQSKATVHTIRKASTNNTFGSRQLKHHSMELRNSTLGSSFILVGILNDSGFPELLCATVTVLYMLALTSNGLLLLAITMEAQLHVPLYLLLGQLSLMDLLFTSVVTPKVLADFLRRENTISFGGCALQMFLALTMGSAEDLLLAFMAYDRFVAICNPLKYMTLMSPRVCWLMVATSWILASLVALGHTMYTMHLPFCMSWEIRHLLCEIPPLLKLACGDTSRYELIIYVTGVTFLLLPISAIVASYTLILFTVLRMPSNEGRKKALVTCSSHLTVVGMFYGAATFMYVLPSSFHSPKRDNIISIFYTIVTPALNPLIYSLRNKEVMGALRRVLGKYRLLVHSTL